One window from the genome of Kryptolebias marmoratus isolate JLee-2015 linkage group LG1, ASM164957v2, whole genome shotgun sequence encodes:
- the pes gene encoding pescadillo, translating into MGGLPKKKFERGSATNYITRNRARKKLMLSLPDFRRLCILKGIYPHEPKHKKKVNKGSTAPRTFYLLKDIRFLLHEPIVSKFREYKIFVRKLKRAYGKTEWSDVERLKDNKPTYKLDHIVKERYPTFIDALRDIDDALCMCFLFSTFARTGKCHVQTIQLCRRLTVEWMNYVVASRALRKVFLSIKGIYYQAEVMGQLITWLVPYQFSHDHPTDVDYRVMATFTELYTTLLGFVNFRLYHSLNLVYPPKLDSKAESELKEEHEDDYAMNSESYLEKLSALSSSLARVVSTDEEEEAKLDEFPAEGEDMEQMEAIEKEQKQLETQKKLFEGLKFFLNREVPRESLAFTIRCFGGRVSWDKSVCIGSTYDMTDETITHQIVDRPNVDKQYINRDYIQPQWVYDCVNAKILLPVEDYFLGVTLPPHLSPFVEEKEGDYVPPEKLKIMALQRGEKPAQEQWHDDDEDEEDEEDEDEEEEEDNDDDEEEAEEENLKQMEEQRSQGKSLQVKVTPGKVKADNPARLKEEEMAEEKRLAIMMMKKKEKYLYDKIMFGKKRKIREANKLAAKRKAHDDAEKGKKKKARK; encoded by the exons ATGGGGGGTCTTCCGAAGAAAAAG TTTGAGAGGGGCTCTGCCACCAACTACATCACCAGAAACAGAGCCCGCAAGAAGTTGATGCTCAGCCTCCCAGACTTTAG GCGGCTGTGCATCCTTAAAGGCATTTATCCTCACGAGccaaaacacaagaagaaggtGAACAAAGGCTCCACGGCCCCAAGGACCTTCTATCTGCTCAAAGACATCCGCTTTCTGCTGCATGAGCCCATCGTGAGCAAGTTCAGAGAGTACAAG ATTTTTGTACGGAAACTAAAGAGGGCTTATGGAAAAACAGAGTGGTCTGATGTGGAAAGACTGAAAGACAACAAGCCGACATATAAATTGGATCATATCGTCAAAGAAAG GTACCCCACCTTCATCGATGCCCTCCGTGACATCGATGACGCCCTCTGCATGTGCTTCCTCTTCTCCACGTTCGCCAGAACAGGAAAGTGCCATGTGCAAACAATTCAGCTGTGCAGACGCCTGACTGTGGAGTGGATGAACTATGTGGTTGCATCTCGTGCTCTTCGAAAA GTTTTCCTCTCCATCAAGGGAATATATTATCAAGCAGAGGTGATGGGACAGCTCATTACATGGCTGGTGCCGTATCAGTTCTCCCATGAT caCCCGACAGATGTCGACTACAGAGTCATGGCAACTTTCACAGAGTTGTACACCACCCTCCTGGGGTTTGTCAACTTCAGACTCTACCATTCTCTGAACTTGGTCTACCCTCCAAAG CTGGACAGTAAAGCAGAATCTGAGCTCAAGGAGGAGCACGAGGATGATTATGCCATGAATTCAGAGAGCTACTTAGAG AAACTGTCAGCTCTGAGCTCCAGTCTGGCGCGCGTGGTTTCCAcagacgaggaagaggaggccaaGCTCGATGAGTTTCCTGCTGAAGGG GAGGACATGGAGCAGATGGAAGCGATAGAGaaggaacagaaacagctggaaaccCAGAAGAAGTTATTTGAAGGTCTCAAGTTCTTCCTCAACAGAGAAGTGCCCAGAGAGTCGCTGGCCTTCACCATCAG GTGTTTTGGCGGTCGGGTGTCCTGGGACAAGTCTGTTTGCATTGGGAGCACGTATGACATGACAGACGAGACCATCACACATCAAATTGTTGACAGACCCAACGTTGACAAACAGTACATAAACAG ggaCTACATCCAGCCCCAGTGGGTGTATGATTGTGTTAATGCCAAAATACTTCTGCCCGTGGAGGACTATTTCCTTGGAGTGACTCTGCCACCTCACCTGTCTCCGTTTGTGGAGGAGAAGGAAGGGGACTATGTGCCCCCAGAGAAGCTGAAGATAATGGCCTTACAGCGAGGAGAAAAACCTG ctcaagaacagtggcatgatgatgatgaggatgaggaggatgaggaggatgaggatgaggaggaagaagaggacaaTGATGACGATGAGGAagaggctgaggaggagaacCTCAAGCAGATGGAAGAACAAAGATCCCAGGGGAAG TCTTTGCAGGTTAAAGTGACGCCTGGAAAAGTGAAGGCAGACAATCCAGCACGCttgaaggaggaggagatggcAGAGGAGAAACGTCTCGCCATCatgatgatgaagaaaaaggaaaagtacCTCTATGACAAGATCAtgtttggaaagaaaagaaaaatccgagag GCCAACAAGCTCGCTGCCAAGAGGAAAGCTCATGATGAtgctgaaaaaggaaagaagaagaaggccaGAAAATAA
- the gal3st1a gene encoding galactosylceramide sulfotransferase isoform X3 produces the protein MSRSDTRRLTCFKNLKLDGYDAEGQNAYLVVPLWMNARGVPVPYSCARSSSQLHLKPASNRSQTNTKRSCSPKVDIMFMKTHKTASSTFLNILFRFGEKHQLKFAFPNSRNDFLYPAPFHRSYIKDYKPGMCFNIICNHMRFNATEVAKVLPTDASYITILRDPAELFESSFHYFGRLVPFTWKVPGDDKLTEFLLDPHSYFDPGGFNSFYLKNLLFFDFGQDNTLKPDDPRVDERISFISERFQLVMLVEHFEESLILLKEALCWDMEDLLFFKLNARKGSTVSKLTPELRARALEWNAIDWKLYQHFNRTFWKKVDAYGRERMAKDVAELKKRNKEMTSICIEGGQAVEAGRIQETDLQPWQPIGEKSIMGYNLKKNIGNAHKTLCRKMLMPEIQYLTEFGVNLWITKLWGHVRDIINW, from the exons ATGTCAAGATCAGACACGAGGAGATTAACTTGCTTTAAAAATCTGAAGCTGGATGGATATGATGCAGAAGGGCAGAACGCATATCTGGTAGTTCCTCTCTGGATGAATGCACGAGG ggTCCCAGTGCCTTACTCCTGTGCCCGCAGTTCATCCCAGCTCCACCTCAAGCCAGCTTCCAACAggtcacaaacaaacactaaacgGTCCTGTTCTCCAAAAGTGGACATTATGTTCATGAAGACTCACAAAACAGCCAGCAGCACCTTCCTCAACATACTTTTTCGCTTTGGAGAAAAACACCAGCTCAAATTCGCCttcccaaacagcagaaatgactTCCTCTATCCAGCCCCGTTCCATCGCTCTTACATTAAAGACTACAAACCTGGAATGTGCTTCAACATCATCTGCAATCACATGCGTTTCAATGCTACTGAAGTGGCTAAGGTGCTACCCACAGACGCGTCCTACATCACCATTCTGCGGGACCCCGCGGAGCTTTTTGAGTCGTCGTTCCACTATTTTGGCCGGTTGGTACCTTTCACCTGGAAGGTACCAGGTGATGACAAGCTGACAGAGTTCCTGCTCGACCCCCACAGCTACTTTGATCCAGGGGGCTTCAATTCTTTCTACCTCAAGAATCTGCTGTTCTTTGACTTTGGCCAGGACAACACCCTGAAGCCGGACGACCCGCGGGTGGATGAAAGAATCAGTTTCATCTCCGAACGTTTTCAGCTGGTCATGTTGGTGGAACACTTCGAAGAATCACTGATCCTGCTCAAGGAAGCACTCTGCTGGGATATGGAGGACCTGCTCTTCTTCAAGCTCAATGCCCGCAAGGGCTCCACTGTGTCTAAACTCACCCCCGAGCTGAGGGCCAGGGCCCTCGAGTGGAACGCCATTGACTGGAAGCTATACCAGCACTTCAACCGAACGTTTTGGAAGAAGGTTGACGCCTACGGACGGGAGCGCATGGCTAAGGACGTGGCAGAGCTAAAGAAGAGAAATAAGGAGATGACATCAATCTGTATTGAGGGGGGGCAAGCTGTGGAAGCTGGCAGGATCCAGGAAACAGACCTGCAGCCCTGGCAGCCAATCGGAGAGAAGTCGATCATGGGGTACAACCTGAAGAAAAACATAGGAAATGCCCATAAGACGCTGTGCCGCAAGATGCTGATGCCAGAGATTCAGTACCTAACAGAATTTGGGGTGAACCTGTGGATCACCAAGCTGTGGGGTCACGTTCGAGACATCATCAACTGGTGA
- the gal3st1a gene encoding galactosylceramide sulfotransferase isoform X2: MTGKKGRQWRSMCKGLILGALLTSSMILVYCLSNPQIHFSLPEVPVPYSCARSSSQLHLKPASNRSQTNTKRSCSPKVDIMFMKTHKTASSTFLNILFRFGEKHQLKFAFPNSRNDFLYPAPFHRSYIKDYKPGMCFNIICNHMRFNATEVAKVLPTDASYITILRDPAELFESSFHYFGRLVPFTWKVPGDDKLTEFLLDPHSYFDPGGFNSFYLKNLLFFDFGQDNTLKPDDPRVDERISFISERFQLVMLVEHFEESLILLKEALCWDMEDLLFFKLNARKGSTVSKLTPELRARALEWNAIDWKLYQHFNRTFWKKVDAYGRERMAKDVAELKKRNKEMTSICIEGGQAVEAGRIQETDLQPWQPIGEKSIMGYNLKKNIGNAHKTLCRKMLMPEIQYLTEFGVNLWITKLWGHVRDIINW; this comes from the exons ATGACGGGAAAGAAAGGGAGGCAGTGGAGGTCCATGTGCAAAGGCCTGATCCTGGGCGCGCTTCTGACCAGCAGCATGATTCTTGTTTACTGCCTCTCCAACCCGCAGATCCACTTCAGTCTGCCCGA ggTCCCAGTGCCTTACTCCTGTGCCCGCAGTTCATCCCAGCTCCACCTCAAGCCAGCTTCCAACAggtcacaaacaaacactaaacgGTCCTGTTCTCCAAAAGTGGACATTATGTTCATGAAGACTCACAAAACAGCCAGCAGCACCTTCCTCAACATACTTTTTCGCTTTGGAGAAAAACACCAGCTCAAATTCGCCttcccaaacagcagaaatgactTCCTCTATCCAGCCCCGTTCCATCGCTCTTACATTAAAGACTACAAACCTGGAATGTGCTTCAACATCATCTGCAATCACATGCGTTTCAATGCTACTGAAGTGGCTAAGGTGCTACCCACAGACGCGTCCTACATCACCATTCTGCGGGACCCCGCGGAGCTTTTTGAGTCGTCGTTCCACTATTTTGGCCGGTTGGTACCTTTCACCTGGAAGGTACCAGGTGATGACAAGCTGACAGAGTTCCTGCTCGACCCCCACAGCTACTTTGATCCAGGGGGCTTCAATTCTTTCTACCTCAAGAATCTGCTGTTCTTTGACTTTGGCCAGGACAACACCCTGAAGCCGGACGACCCGCGGGTGGATGAAAGAATCAGTTTCATCTCCGAACGTTTTCAGCTGGTCATGTTGGTGGAACACTTCGAAGAATCACTGATCCTGCTCAAGGAAGCACTCTGCTGGGATATGGAGGACCTGCTCTTCTTCAAGCTCAATGCCCGCAAGGGCTCCACTGTGTCTAAACTCACCCCCGAGCTGAGGGCCAGGGCCCTCGAGTGGAACGCCATTGACTGGAAGCTATACCAGCACTTCAACCGAACGTTTTGGAAGAAGGTTGACGCCTACGGACGGGAGCGCATGGCTAAGGACGTGGCAGAGCTAAAGAAGAGAAATAAGGAGATGACATCAATCTGTATTGAGGGGGGGCAAGCTGTGGAAGCTGGCAGGATCCAGGAAACAGACCTGCAGCCCTGGCAGCCAATCGGAGAGAAGTCGATCATGGGGTACAACCTGAAGAAAAACATAGGAAATGCCCATAAGACGCTGTGCCGCAAGATGCTGATGCCAGAGATTCAGTACCTAACAGAATTTGGGGTGAACCTGTGGATCACCAAGCTGTGGGGTCACGTTCGAGACATCATCAACTGGTGA
- the gal3st1a gene encoding galactosylceramide sulfotransferase isoform X1, giving the protein MHEGNLSFCRIMTGKKGRQWRSMCKGLILGALLTSSMILVYCLSNPQIHFSLPEVPVPYSCARSSSQLHLKPASNRSQTNTKRSCSPKVDIMFMKTHKTASSTFLNILFRFGEKHQLKFAFPNSRNDFLYPAPFHRSYIKDYKPGMCFNIICNHMRFNATEVAKVLPTDASYITILRDPAELFESSFHYFGRLVPFTWKVPGDDKLTEFLLDPHSYFDPGGFNSFYLKNLLFFDFGQDNTLKPDDPRVDERISFISERFQLVMLVEHFEESLILLKEALCWDMEDLLFFKLNARKGSTVSKLTPELRARALEWNAIDWKLYQHFNRTFWKKVDAYGRERMAKDVAELKKRNKEMTSICIEGGQAVEAGRIQETDLQPWQPIGEKSIMGYNLKKNIGNAHKTLCRKMLMPEIQYLTEFGVNLWITKLWGHVRDIINW; this is encoded by the exons ATGCACGAGG GTAACCTTTCATTCTGCCGGATCATGACGGGAAAGAAAGGGAGGCAGTGGAGGTCCATGTGCAAAGGCCTGATCCTGGGCGCGCTTCTGACCAGCAGCATGATTCTTGTTTACTGCCTCTCCAACCCGCAGATCCACTTCAGTCTGCCCGA ggTCCCAGTGCCTTACTCCTGTGCCCGCAGTTCATCCCAGCTCCACCTCAAGCCAGCTTCCAACAggtcacaaacaaacactaaacgGTCCTGTTCTCCAAAAGTGGACATTATGTTCATGAAGACTCACAAAACAGCCAGCAGCACCTTCCTCAACATACTTTTTCGCTTTGGAGAAAAACACCAGCTCAAATTCGCCttcccaaacagcagaaatgactTCCTCTATCCAGCCCCGTTCCATCGCTCTTACATTAAAGACTACAAACCTGGAATGTGCTTCAACATCATCTGCAATCACATGCGTTTCAATGCTACTGAAGTGGCTAAGGTGCTACCCACAGACGCGTCCTACATCACCATTCTGCGGGACCCCGCGGAGCTTTTTGAGTCGTCGTTCCACTATTTTGGCCGGTTGGTACCTTTCACCTGGAAGGTACCAGGTGATGACAAGCTGACAGAGTTCCTGCTCGACCCCCACAGCTACTTTGATCCAGGGGGCTTCAATTCTTTCTACCTCAAGAATCTGCTGTTCTTTGACTTTGGCCAGGACAACACCCTGAAGCCGGACGACCCGCGGGTGGATGAAAGAATCAGTTTCATCTCCGAACGTTTTCAGCTGGTCATGTTGGTGGAACACTTCGAAGAATCACTGATCCTGCTCAAGGAAGCACTCTGCTGGGATATGGAGGACCTGCTCTTCTTCAAGCTCAATGCCCGCAAGGGCTCCACTGTGTCTAAACTCACCCCCGAGCTGAGGGCCAGGGCCCTCGAGTGGAACGCCATTGACTGGAAGCTATACCAGCACTTCAACCGAACGTTTTGGAAGAAGGTTGACGCCTACGGACGGGAGCGCATGGCTAAGGACGTGGCAGAGCTAAAGAAGAGAAATAAGGAGATGACATCAATCTGTATTGAGGGGGGGCAAGCTGTGGAAGCTGGCAGGATCCAGGAAACAGACCTGCAGCCCTGGCAGCCAATCGGAGAGAAGTCGATCATGGGGTACAACCTGAAGAAAAACATAGGAAATGCCCATAAGACGCTGTGCCGCAAGATGCTGATGCCAGAGATTCAGTACCTAACAGAATTTGGGGTGAACCTGTGGATCACCAAGCTGTGGGGTCACGTTCGAGACATCATCAACTGGTGA